In Thermoanaerobaculum aquaticum, the DNA window CTCCACCAGGTCCACCCGCTGGAGGATGTTGACCTCCTCCAGCTCCTCCCGCAAACGGGCCAGCGTTGCCAGATCCAGCGGCGGGTCGGTCCACAGGGCCAGGTCGTAATCGGAGCGGGGGCTGGCGTTGCCCTGGGCCCGGGAACCAAAAAGGTAAAGCTTATAGCGGCGACCCTGAAGCCGCTGGGCAACCCGTCGGGTAAGCTCGTGCAATACCTCTTCCTGCTCAACGACCTTGCTCACATCGTCAGTCTAGCGCACCTTTGCCAAAAAGCGGGCTATGGGTCTTGCCACATCGGCTAATTCCAGCGTGCAGCGGCAGGCAATGCGGTGTGGCTTGCTGGTTGGCGGGAAACAGGCTACGTTTGCGTTGTGCGGACGGAGGATTTTGCCTACGAGCTTCCCCCTGAGCTGATTGCTGCTTTTCCGCGGCCGCGGGGCACCTCGCGCCTGCTGGTGCTGCCCCGGCAGGGCAGCCCGTGGGAAGCCAACATCCGCGATATCCCCGCCCTTCTGACGCCCGGGGACCTGCTGCTCCTCAACGATGTGCGGGTCATCCCCGCTCGGCTTTTCGGAAGGCGCCCCGGGGGAGGGGTTTGCGAGCTGCTCTTGCTGCGGCCGGCGGGAGAGGGCGTTTGGGAGGCCATGGGCCGTCCGGCGGCCAGGCTGCGGGAGGGAACGGTGGTGTCGTTCCCCTGGGGGCGCGGGGTGATCCAGGGGCGGCAAGGGGAGGGCAAGCTTTTGGTGGCTTTCCAGCCGCCTCTGGACGCTTCCGCCCTGGAAGCCCTCGGGGAGGTGCCGCTTCCCCCTTACATCGAAAAGAAACGCAGGGCGCAGCCGGAAGACCGCCGGCGCTACCAGACGGTTTTTGCCCGCAGGGGCCTGGCGGTGGCCGCCCCCACCGCGGGTTTGCACTTAACGGCCGAGCTTCTGGCGGCCTGCGAGGCCCGGGGGGTGGAGGTGGTAAGCCTCACCCTGCACGTGGGCCCCGGCACGTTTAAGCCGGTAAAAAGCGAGGACCCCAGGCAGCACCGTCTGGATCCCGAGCTTTACGAGATTTCCCCCGAAACCGCCGGTGCCCTCAACCGGGCGTTAGCTTTCGGCAGGCGCATCGTGGCGGTGGGGACCACCTCGGTGCGGGCGCTGGAAGATGCGTTGAAGCGAGGCGGGGGCAGGGTTTTGCCCGGAGTCGCCCATGCCGACACCTACATCCTCCCGGGTTTCGTATTTCGCGGCACGGGGGCTCTCCTCACCAACTTCCACCTGCCCCGTTCCACGTTGTTGATGCTGGTGTCGGCTTTGGCGGGGCGAGAGAGGGTGCTGGCCGCTTACGAGATGGCCAAAGCCCGGGGGTTTGGCTTTTACTCCTACGGCGACGCCATGCTCATCCTTTAGCCTTTTGGTTTGCTACCATCGCCTTCCTTGGAGGGTTGTCACGTGGCCGAAGCAAGCTGGGACCTTACTCACCTGTTCCCCAACGACGAGGCCTTTTGGCAGGCTTTTTCTGAAGCTTCCGCGCGGGCCGATTTGGGTGCCCAATGGGAAAAGACTTCGCTCGATGAGAGCCCCAACCTGCTGGGGGCGCTTCGGGATTTCTTTCAAACGTTTCGTGAGTTTGGCCGCCTTTCGGTGTACGCTTTTGCCAGCTCCGACGAGGATACCCGCCATAGCGAGCGCTGGGCCCGCCGGCTGCAGGTGCAGGACCTGGGGGGCAAGCTGGCGGCGGCGTGGTCCTGGCTTTCGCCGCGCCTGGCGCAACTGGGCGAGCAACGGGTGGAGGCGCTGTTGGCCCAGGAGCCGGAGCTTGCGGAGTTTGCCTTTTACCTGCGGGATGCGGTACGCCACGGCGCCCACCTCTTGCCCGAGGGGGAAGAACGGGTGTTGGCCGAGCTTTCGCCCGTGGGGAGATCCCCGTACAACCTCTACCAGGTGCTCACCCATGCGGAGTTTCCCTTTCCCGAAATTGAGCTTGCCGATGGGCAAAAGGTGCGGGTGGACCAGACGGCGTACACTCGCCTGCGGGAACACCGCGACCGCAGCGTGCGCGAAAAGGCCGCCCGCAGCTTTTTCGCCACGTACCAGCAGTTTGCCCGCACCCTGGCCTGCGCCCTGGATGCCCACGTGCGCCACCAGGCCACGGAGGCGCGCTTGCGGCGTTTTGCTTCGTCCCTGGAGGCGGCGCTTTTCCCCAACGCTATCCCAGAAGCGGTGTACCACCGCCTTTTGCGCGAAGCGGAAAACCTCCTGCCGCTTCTGCATCGGCTTTTTGCCCTGCGCCGCAAGGCGTTAGGCATTTCGCCGCTGGCCTTTTTCGACCTTTACGTGCCCTGGGGCGAGGACAGCTTCGGCGAGGTCACCCTTGAACGAGCCCGCGAGCTGCTGGTGGAAAGCCTTTCCCCATTGGGCGAGGAGTACAGCCAGGTGCTGCAGGAAGGGCTTGGGGGCGGGTGGATGGACCCGTACCCGCGCCCAGGGAAGAGGTCCGGGGCCTACTGCACGGGTGAAGCCTACGATGTGCACCCCTACGTGCTTTTGAACTTCCACGGGTCGCTGGACAGCGTGGCCACCATGGCCCACGAGTGGGGTCACGCGGTGCATTCGGCTCTGGCCAACCGCTACCAACCTTACCCTACAGCGGAATACCCGATTTTCCTTGCGGAAATTGCTTCAACCTTAAACGAGACCCTGCTTTTCCATCACCTGTTGCGGGGCCCTCTCGATAAGGGCCAGGAGCTTTTCGTGCTTTCCTACCTTTTGGAGCACATCCGGGGAACGTTCTTCCGGCAGGCTAACTTTGCCGATTTCGAGCTGGCCGTCTACCGAAAGGTGGAAAGAGGGGAAGCCCTCACCGGCGAAAACCTCACCGCCCTTTACGGGGAAAAACAGCGCCGGTGGTTAGGCCACGGAAAAGAGGTCATGGTGGACGGGGAATTTGCCGTGGAGTGGGCGTACATCCCGCACTTTTACTACGGCTTTTACGTTTACCAGTACGCCACCTCCATTGCCGCTTCCACGTTTTTTGCCCGGCAAATCCTGGCGGGGGAACCGGGGGCAAGGGAGCGCTACCTCAACCTCCTGAAAGCCGGCGGTTCGGCGTACCCCTACGAGCTTCTCCGCCAGGCGGGCGTGGATCTGGCGAGCCCCGAACCGTACCAGGAGCTGGGGGTGTTTTTCGCGAGCTTGCTGGAGCGGGCGGAAAAGCTGTTGCAGGACGAGAACAAAGGGCTGGCGCTGACCGTATCATAGGGTGAAAGACGGGAGGGAGCTATGGCTGGACGATCCA includes these proteins:
- the pepF gene encoding oligoendopeptidase F — encoded protein: MAEASWDLTHLFPNDEAFWQAFSEASARADLGAQWEKTSLDESPNLLGALRDFFQTFREFGRLSVYAFASSDEDTRHSERWARRLQVQDLGGKLAAAWSWLSPRLAQLGEQRVEALLAQEPELAEFAFYLRDAVRHGAHLLPEGEERVLAELSPVGRSPYNLYQVLTHAEFPFPEIELADGQKVRVDQTAYTRLREHRDRSVREKAARSFFATYQQFARTLACALDAHVRHQATEARLRRFASSLEAALFPNAIPEAVYHRLLREAENLLPLLHRLFALRRKALGISPLAFFDLYVPWGEDSFGEVTLERARELLVESLSPLGEEYSQVLQEGLGGGWMDPYPRPGKRSGAYCTGEAYDVHPYVLLNFHGSLDSVATMAHEWGHAVHSALANRYQPYPTAEYPIFLAEIASTLNETLLFHHLLRGPLDKGQELFVLSYLLEHIRGTFFRQANFADFELAVYRKVERGEALTGENLTALYGEKQRRWLGHGKEVMVDGEFAVEWAYIPHFYYGFYVYQYATSIAASTFFARQILAGEPGARERYLNLLKAGGSAYPYELLRQAGVDLASPEPYQELGVFFASLLERAEKLLQDENKGLALTVS
- a CDS encoding nucleotidyltransferase family protein — its product is MSKVVEQEEVLHELTRRVAQRLQGRRYKLYLFGSRAQGNASPRSDYDLALWTDPPLDLATLARLREELEEVNILQRVDLVELSWAPGLKETVEKEGVLLGQGG
- the queA gene encoding tRNA preQ1(34) S-adenosylmethionine ribosyltransferase-isomerase QueA — protein: MRTEDFAYELPPELIAAFPRPRGTSRLLVLPRQGSPWEANIRDIPALLTPGDLLLLNDVRVIPARLFGRRPGGGVCELLLLRPAGEGVWEAMGRPAARLREGTVVSFPWGRGVIQGRQGEGKLLVAFQPPLDASALEALGEVPLPPYIEKKRRAQPEDRRRYQTVFARRGLAVAAPTAGLHLTAELLAACEARGVEVVSLTLHVGPGTFKPVKSEDPRQHRLDPELYEISPETAGALNRALAFGRRIVAVGTTSVRALEDALKRGGGRVLPGVAHADTYILPGFVFRGTGALLTNFHLPRSTLLMLVSALAGRERVLAAYEMAKARGFGFYSYGDAMLIL